ACTGTGTAATAATGTGATTGGGTTGAGTAGGATGTAATaccaatttaaaataaatatttgtcAGTGTAATAAATGTATGAGTTGATTTTTCTAATCAATGTGGTAGCTAGCAGTGATCGGTAGCCAGCTAACTTGAAAATGAGTGCTCAAATAAGgtccctcaaaaaaaaaaaaaaaaagagtacacTTTAGTAAAAGCTTATGAGATATTTTTGGTCACCACAAAAAAGAACttgtattaaaaaataatatttagtaattgatatatatatatatatatctcacttTGCAGATGTGTACTCACTCTCCATCGATCTTCTCTTCGATAACTTTGGAGTGTTTTCATATAAAGGTTAGGGAGTTGGCTTATCAGCTTACTTTATCATTTATTCATTATTCAATAATATTATTTCATGAGCAGATGACTTTTGATTTGTTTTGACTATCCTATATTATGTAGTTTGTAATGACTGTTTTACACTATATATTTTCAATTGCACACATTGATATCTAAGTTGTTTTTAGCTTACCTAAACCAATTTGTTGTCTTTGTTCATGAGAGAAGGCCAAAGAGGAAATTGTAAATGAATTGGCTGGTCATGAACAGAATTGTTTTATCAACCATTTTAATTGTCGTCCCGTtggatttatacatatatatatatttatatagataacCGTTATACTTGCTTTTTTGTTGAAGATTAATTATGGGTAATTCTTTGGCTAATGAAGATTTAAATAAAAGAACACTACATGGCGTCCATTTCTACAGAAGTTAATAAATGTAGTCTTGATCATGAGCTGTGCATCTTTAAGCTTCACGATGCGGTAAAGTCCGGACATAAAGGCAACATAGTCGAGCTCTTAAAagaaaatgaatgtttaaatgcgGTTGAGAGCAACAAAAATGGTGATACGCCCCTGCATGTTGCTGCAAGGTTAGGGCATTTAGAGGTGGTTAAATTCCTTCTTAATGAGGTGGTTGATTTTGAAGCAGGAAACAGTTCCGATCTACTAGCAAAGACAAATAAGAAGGAAAGTACGGCGTTGCATGAAGCTGTGACGATGAATAAGTTGGAAATTGTTAAGCTTTTAATTGACAAAGATTCAAATTTAGTTTATTCGAATAATAAAGATGGAGAATCGCCATTGTTCTTGGCTATCGATAGAGAACTTGATGATATTGCTATTTTCATTTTAAGTAAAGTTCATTATGTCCATGGACAAGGATTATCTCAGAATAGAAGTTGGTCAGGAAGGAATGGTTTGAATGTTATGCATGCAGTTGTAATCCGTAACAATGGTCGAATAACACAGAAAATCAAAGGTACATCTTGTTTGTTTTtcagttgtttaagtttatatatatatagttgttcTGTTGTATGATATCTAATTGTTATTTAGTTTTtgttaaatatattttgattttttttaaaaaaaacttgttATTATGCAATTAGTTGACTTCTACGAAAATCTTTTTTTTGAATACATCAggtattatttttgaaaaaaaaaatcaatgacaGTAAAAAagttaaaaacataaaaaaaaatatatatatatttttgaatacaTCAGGTATTATgttttaaacatatataaatattttattttcaggAAAGCCAGATATAGATACGGATGTGATGGAGGCGGTTTTCCAAAAATATGGTGATGATATTTTACAAGAAAAAGATAAGCATGGATGGACTCCTCTTCACTATGCGGTACACTTGAACGAGATAAGTTTGGTGTATAGATTTATGTCGCCAGGCGGCTCATCCCTTTGTTGTATCCAAGACAATGAAGGCATGTCCCCTCTTCACATTTCGGCCAGGAACGGTTCTTTTCGAGCAGCATGTGCATTAACCACAAATCGTTTAGGAATACATAGTCGCAAGATGTTCCAATTATTGGACAACAACGACCGAACTGTTCTACATGTTACGGCGGAGAGtaaaaacactttattttttgcATCGAATATATTATTTTGGGATGAATGTCAGGATGTTATAAATTGGAAAGACAAAGATGGAAATACTTGCTTACATCTTGCCATCTTAAGTCGAAATTATGCGATGGTAACAATACTTTTATACTTTGATAAGGTTTACGGTGGAGTACTAGACAAATACGCTGTTAATAATAAGGGGATGACGGCCAATGATATTTTGTATGATAACTACGACCCCGTAAGATTTATATCTTCTACTTATTATCCAACGATTGCATATCCTTCCTTTTCAAAGTATAAGAGACTAAGTatagtttaatatatatacattcttGCAGATCTTGGGTcagtctatattattgttaatgAAAGTGTTCAGTTTCTGTTCACGGAGCTTGGAAAGTGTACATCCAAAAGAATCATCCAACGAGACACTTACACGCGAGCGTAAACAAGACAATGGTGAGAACAAATTACACCCCAAGGACATAGCACAAGAATCATCCAACGGGACACTTACACGCGAGCTTAAACAAGACAATGGTGAGAACAAATTACTCCCCAAGGACATAGCACAAGAATCATCCACACAGATACTTGCGTTTGAGCTTAAACTAGGCAATGACATAGCGAACGTCAACTTACTTGTGGCGACAATCGTGGCAAGCATCACATTCGCTGCCGGTGTCCAAATTCCAGGTGGATACAACGATGCTGGCATGGCCATCTTAAAAGACAATGCGTCGTTCAAACTGTTCATGGTCTTTAACTCACTGGCTTTCGGTTTCTCAGCTGCCTCAATCTTCTTCAACTTTAAATTGGCGCTATATCAAAAGCGGTTCTGTCGACCAACCTTCTCGGTCATGGCCATTAATCTAAATGTCGCGTCTATTGCTTCAACGGTATTGGCTTATGCGATGTCTACAAAATCCACATTGTTGGATACCAAGACTTCTCCCTGGGTAATTGCGTCCTCTGCCTTCGTGATACCTGTGGCCTACTTTATTATACATttgtatttttactttttacgTCTTCTAATAACGGGAAGGAAGTAAGAGGTAGACTAGGGCGTCCGTGTATTACCATTATCCCTATTACCACATATTAAGTACTACTACTATCAAGATTAAAAGCTTTGATCTTCTTATTCAAAACAGTTACTTTGATTTATATTTATGCATATAAGGTAAATGTTGATTTATACCTATTTCCAATAAAGTTGGCAGTGCTGACAATGTTTTGTTCTAGAGCATTACCAATGAAATTTGTTCTTGGCATCAAATGGGCTTGGTCTTCTTTCTTCTCCATATAtgacaaataaaattaaaaaaaaaaatgtttgattgACCAATTAGCCATTGTGCTTGTCACAGTAAGCAAaccaataaaatataataaatttctTTTCATAGAAAGCTttttaatttgtgtatttggtATATCACCTTCTAGA
The DNA window shown above is from Humulus lupulus unplaced genomic scaffold, drHumLupu1.1 SCAFFOLD_43, whole genome shotgun sequence and carries:
- the LOC133810256 gene encoding uncharacterized protein LOC133810256, yielding MASISTEVNKCSLDHELCIFKLHDAVKSGHKGNIVELLKENECLNAVESNKNGDTPLHVAARLGHLEVVKFLLNEVVDFEAGNSSDLLAKTNKKESTALHEAVTMNKLEIVKLLIDKDSNLVYSNNKDGESPLFLAIDRELDDIAIFILSKVHYVHGQGLSQNRSWSGRNGLNVMHAVVIRNNGRITQKIKGKPDIDTDVMEAVFQKYGDDILQEKDKHGWTPLHYAVHLNEISLVYRFMSPGGSSLCCIQDNEGMSPLHISARNGSFRAACALTTNRLGIHSRKMFQLLDNNDRTVLHVTAESKNTLFFASNILFWDECQDVINWKDKDGNTCLHLAILSRNYAMVTILLYFDKVYGGVLDKYAVNNKGMTANDILYDNYDPILGQSILLLMKVFSFCSRSLESVHPKESSNETLTRERKQDNGENKLHPKDIAQESSNGTLTRELKQDNGENKLLPKDIAQESSTQILAFELKLGNDIANVNLLVATIVASITFAAGVQIPGGYNDAGMAILKDNASFKLFMVFNSLAFGFSAASIFFNFKLALYQKRFCRPTFSVMAINLNVASIASTVLAYAMSTKSTLLDTKTSPWVIASSAFVIPVAYFIIHLYFYFLRLLITGRK